One window of the Haemorhous mexicanus isolate bHaeMex1 chromosome 15, bHaeMex1.pri, whole genome shotgun sequence genome contains the following:
- the LOC132334239 gene encoding tetra-peptide repeat homeobox protein 1-like, with product MCLSHAGVTFCSSGGAGNTGPAWLSAGPPVQDLGIRAAGAQALGHPGAWGDRGTHPRPCQAVPGRPRSPGPAGAVAQGRCPGRAVGPEPRARERGRAGTRRGRVRGQPRSQPPVPFQAPFTAPCPIPNPLSCSLLPALGPVPSPLSRVPIPALSPVPSLVSHSQSRLLIPIPCPVPSPQSRSQPHVPFPVLSPIPNPVSRSQPSVPFPIPCPIPNPVSRSQSCVPFPVPFPVPNPVSHSQSRLPFPIPCPDPSLMSRSQPSVPFPIPYPIPSPVSHSQSRVPFPVPSPIPNPVSRSQSRVPFPALSPVPNPVSHSQSRLPFPIPCPDPSPVSRSQSRVPFPVPSPIPNPVSRSQSHVPFPALSPVPNPVSHSQSRLPFPIPCPIPSPVSHSQSRVPIPVSCPVPSPQSRSQSRVPFPVPSPIPNPMS from the coding sequence ATGTGCCTCTCCCACGCTGGAGTTACTTTTTGCAGCTCCGGAGGAGCAGGAAACACCGGCCCAGCTTGGCTTTCAGCGGGGCCTCCGGTTCAGGATCTGGGCATCCGGGCCGCGGGAGCGCAGGCCCTGGGACACCCCGGGGCGTGGGGTGACAGAGGGACCCACCCGCGCCCGTGCCAGGCTGTcccggggcggccccgctcccccggccccgccggggctgtggcacaggggcgatgcccgggcagggctgtgggcccAGAGCCGCGGGCCAGagagcggggccgggctgggacaCGGCGGGGCCGCGTCAGGGGccagccccgttcccagcccCCTGTCCCGTTCCAAGCTCCGTTCACAGCCCCCTGCCCCATACCCAACCCCCTGTcctgttccctgctcccagccctcggTCCCGTTCCCAGTcccctgtcccgtgtcccgATCCCAGCCCTCAGTCCCGTTCCCAGCCTcgtgtcccattcccagtcccgTCTCCTAATCCCAATCCCGTGTCCCGTTCCCAGCCCTCAGTCCCGTTCCCAGCCTcatgtcccattcccagtcctgtctcccattcccaatcccgtGTCCCGATCCCAGCCCTCAGTCCCGTTCCCAATCCCgtgtcccattcccaatcctgtGTCCCGATCCCAGTCTTGTGTCCCGTTCCCAGTCCCGTTTCCCGTTCCCAATCCcgtgtcccattcccagtcccgtctcccattcccaatcccgtGTCCCGATCCCAGTCTCATGTCCCGTTCCCAGCCCTCTGTCCCGTTCCCAATCCCgtatcccattcccagtcccgtctcccattcccaatcccgtgtcccattcccagtcccgtctcccattcccaatcccgtGTCCCGATCCCAGTCTCGTGTCCCGTTCCCAGCCCTCAGTCCCGTTCCCAATCCcgtgtcccattcccagtcccgtctcccattcccaatcccatgtcctgatcccagtcccGTTTCCCGTTCCCAATCCcgtgtcccattcccagtcccgtctcccattcccaatcccgtGTCCCGATCCCAGTCTCATGTCCCGTTCCCAGCCCTCAGTCCCGTTCCCAATCCCgtatcccattcccagtcccgtctcccattcccaatcccgtgtcccattcccagtcccgtctcccattcccaatcccgtGTCCCGATCCCAGTCTCGTGTCCCGTTCCCAGCCCTCAGTCCCGTTCCCAATCCcgtgtcccattcccagtcccgtctcccattcccaatcccatgtcctga